In one window of Pseudomonas chlororaphis subsp. chlororaphis DNA:
- a CDS encoding LysE family translocator has protein sequence MQNLDYYAVILFAISTCVTPGPNNVMLMSSGVNFGISRTLRHVAGINIGFPLMLIAVGLGAGAVFHRYPSLHDILQVVGALYMLYLAYRIATAPTVDLDDQGGRPLGFTGAALFQWVNPKAWIMAVGAVLAYTTPVGSYSAQILLIALIFFLFGSPCSMVWVLFGRYLRRFLSEPNRLRLFNISMSVLLVVSLIPALKSLPVSSWLHG, from the coding sequence ATGCAGAATCTGGACTACTACGCCGTCATCCTGTTCGCGATTTCCACCTGCGTGACGCCGGGGCCGAACAACGTGATGCTGATGTCCTCCGGGGTCAACTTCGGCATCAGCCGCACCCTGCGCCACGTCGCGGGCATCAACATCGGCTTTCCACTGATGCTGATCGCGGTGGGGCTCGGCGCCGGCGCGGTATTCCATCGTTATCCCAGCCTGCACGACATCCTGCAGGTGGTCGGTGCCCTGTACATGCTGTACCTGGCCTACCGGATCGCCACGGCGCCCACGGTCGATCTCGACGACCAGGGCGGTCGCCCGCTGGGCTTCACCGGTGCCGCGCTGTTCCAGTGGGTCAACCCCAAGGCCTGGATCATGGCGGTGGGCGCGGTCCTGGCCTACACCACACCGGTCGGTTCCTACAGTGCGCAGATCCTGCTGATCGCCTTGATCTTCTTTCTCTTCGGCTCGCCCTGCTCGATGGTCTGGGTGCTGTTCGGACGTTATTTGCGGCGCTTTCTCAGCGAGCCGAACCGGCTGCGGCTGTTCAATATTTCAATGAGTGTGTTGTTGGTGGTGTCGTTGATTCCGGCATTAAAAAGCCTGCCGGTCTCAAGTTGGTTGCACGGATGA
- a CDS encoding carbamoyltransferase family protein, with translation MATYVLGISAFYHDSAAALVKDGVPVAAAQEERFTRVRHDAAFPANAIKYCLDAEGIGLDELTAVVYYEDPQEKFSRMISSFASGGISGARTFISTMPEWIRWKLNVLKFIDEKLEELGRGTGPLTIASQHHRSHAAAAFFPSPFEQAAVLCIDGIGEWHSTTIWKGDGSKLDLMNSISYPHSVGLFYSAFTYYCGFKVDSGEYKLMGLAPYGRPIYADKIRKELINIRADGSFTLNMKYFEYLRGERMVGEAFEELFGGPVRKPESPITQRECDLAASVQQVTEEVVLGLATAAVRQTGYRNLCLAGGVALNCVANGVLSRSGRFDAIWIQPAAGDAGCALGAAMDYSVKRTGRPHLGSKKLDAMSGSLLGPGFGDEEIQAFLDANQYPYRRFEGAELYDETARHLADGAVVGWFQGRMEFGPRALGARSILGDPRNPEMQRTMNLKIKYRESFRPFAPAVLDEDAQVYFDICEKSPYMLMVSQVTDSIKTEESRKPGGPERGLGSINSIRSQLPAVTHVDLSARVQTVTEENNAPFTHLLRSFKKRTGCSVLVNTSFNVRGEPIVCKPEEAYACFMRTEMDVLVLGNFILERTTQPEFVEEVDWRNEIPLD, from the coding sequence ATGGCTACTTACGTATTAGGGATTTCGGCGTTCTATCACGACAGCGCAGCAGCGTTGGTGAAGGACGGGGTGCCGGTGGCGGCGGCCCAGGAAGAGCGCTTCACGCGGGTGCGGCACGACGCGGCGTTTCCGGCCAATGCCATCAAGTACTGCCTGGACGCCGAGGGTATCGGCCTCGATGAGCTGACCGCCGTGGTCTACTACGAAGACCCGCAGGAAAAGTTCTCGCGGATGATTTCCTCCTTCGCCAGTGGCGGCATCAGCGGCGCGCGCACCTTCATCAGCACCATGCCGGAATGGATCCGCTGGAAGCTCAATGTGCTCAAGTTCATCGACGAGAAGCTCGAGGAACTGGGGCGTGGTACCGGACCGCTCACCATCGCCTCGCAGCATCACCGCTCCCATGCCGCGGCAGCGTTTTTCCCGTCGCCGTTCGAGCAGGCGGCGGTGCTGTGCATCGACGGCATCGGCGAATGGCATTCGACCACGATCTGGAAGGGCGACGGTTCCAAGCTCGACCTGATGAACTCGATTTCCTATCCGCACTCGGTCGGCCTGTTCTACTCGGCGTTCACCTATTACTGCGGCTTCAAGGTCGACTCCGGCGAGTACAAGCTCATGGGCCTGGCGCCTTACGGCCGGCCGATCTATGCCGACAAGATCCGCAAGGAATTGATCAACATCCGCGCCGACGGTTCCTTCACCCTGAACATGAAGTACTTCGAGTACCTGCGTGGCGAGCGCATGGTCGGCGAGGCGTTCGAGGAACTGTTCGGCGGTCCGGTGCGCAAGCCGGAGAGCCCGATCACCCAGCGCGAATGCGACCTGGCGGCCTCGGTACAGCAGGTGACCGAGGAGGTGGTACTGGGGCTGGCCACCGCGGCCGTGCGGCAGACCGGTTACCGCAACCTGTGTCTGGCCGGTGGCGTGGCGCTCAACTGCGTGGCCAACGGAGTGCTCAGCCGTTCCGGACGTTTCGACGCGATCTGGATTCAACCCGCGGCCGGCGACGCCGGTTGTGCCCTGGGGGCGGCCATGGACTATTCGGTCAAGCGCACCGGGCGCCCGCACCTGGGCAGCAAGAAGCTCGACGCCATGAGCGGCAGCCTGTTGGGGCCGGGCTTTGGCGATGAAGAGATCCAGGCGTTTCTCGACGCCAACCAGTATCCATACCGGCGCTTCGAGGGTGCCGAGCTGTATGACGAAACTGCGCGGCACCTGGCCGACGGCGCCGTGGTCGGCTGGTTCCAGGGACGCATGGAGTTCGGCCCGCGAGCCCTGGGTGCGCGCTCGATCCTCGGCGATCCACGCAATCCCGAGATGCAGCGCACCATGAACCTGAAGATCAAGTACCGCGAATCCTTCCGGCCCTTTGCCCCGGCGGTGCTGGACGAGGACGCCCAGGTCTACTTCGACATCTGCGAGAAGAGCCCGTACATGTTGATGGTTTCGCAGGTCACCGACTCGATCAAGACCGAGGAATCGCGCAAGCCGGGTGGCCCTGAGCGTGGCCTGGGCAGCATCAACTCGATCCGTTCGCAGCTGCCGGCGGTGACCCACGTCGACCTGTCGGCGCGGGTGCAGACAGTGACCGAAGAAAACAACGCGCCGTTCACCCATCTGCTGCGCAGTTTCAAGAAGCGCACCGGCTGCTCGGTACTGGTCAACACCTCGTTCAACGTGCGCGGCGAGCCGATCGTGTGCAAGCCGGAAGAAGCCTACGCCTGCTTCATGCGCACCGAGATGGATGTGCTGGTACTGGGCAACTTCATTCTCGAGCGCACGACCCAGCCGGAGTTCGTCGAAGAGGTCGACTGGCGCAACGAGATCCCGCTGGACTGA
- a CDS encoding aspartate aminotransferase family protein encodes MSTVIYKNLNASPILAVNGAGVWLEDASGKRYLDTCGGVAVSSLGHGHPRIAAAIEQQAKKLSWAHAGSFTTAAAEELADLLVGASGGLAKAQFLSGGSEVMELAMKIAYQYQCERGLPGKSIFISRQQSYHGSTLGTLSISGNLQRRGVFEPLLGAAEFVSPCYAYRHQGADESDEQYGTRLALELDEKIRALGSDRVAAFFAETVVGSTNGAVPPVPGYFRKIKAVCERHDVLLILDEVMAGMGRTGRFFAYEDDGIVPDMVAVGKGLAAGYQPISALLVSSQVHEAMAGNSGVLGNGQTHVNHPLACAVALEVQRVIEDENLLQAVRLRGEQLRHGLRECLARFEHVGDVRGRGLFVGVEFVQDRDTREPYHGGGRYAASLKAQALEQGLLIYPGSGTADGVHGNHVLFAPPFISSEAEIAEMVERFTAVVEACQQG; translated from the coding sequence ATGTCAACGGTCATCTACAAGAACTTGAATGCCTCACCGATTCTCGCCGTCAATGGCGCTGGGGTCTGGCTTGAGGATGCCTCGGGCAAACGCTACCTCGACACGTGCGGCGGGGTAGCCGTTTCCAGCCTGGGACATGGACACCCACGGATCGCCGCGGCCATCGAGCAGCAGGCGAAAAAGCTCAGTTGGGCCCATGCCGGCAGTTTCACCACGGCCGCCGCCGAGGAGTTGGCGGACCTGCTGGTGGGGGCCTCCGGCGGGTTGGCCAAGGCGCAGTTTCTCTCCGGCGGCTCCGAGGTTATGGAGCTGGCGATGAAAATTGCCTACCAGTATCAGTGCGAGCGCGGGCTGCCGGGCAAATCGATCTTTATCTCGCGGCAGCAGAGCTACCACGGCAGCACCCTGGGGACCTTGTCGATATCCGGCAACCTGCAGCGTCGCGGGGTATTCGAGCCGTTGCTGGGGGCCGCCGAATTCGTCTCGCCCTGTTATGCCTATCGCCATCAGGGCGCCGATGAAAGTGACGAGCAGTACGGGACGCGCCTGGCGCTGGAACTGGACGAAAAAATCCGGGCACTGGGCAGCGACAGGGTCGCGGCGTTTTTCGCCGAGACCGTGGTCGGCTCCACCAACGGCGCGGTGCCGCCGGTGCCGGGTTACTTCCGCAAGATCAAGGCGGTGTGCGAGCGCCACGATGTGCTGCTGATCCTCGACGAGGTGATGGCCGGCATGGGCCGTACCGGCAGGTTCTTCGCCTACGAGGACGACGGCATCGTGCCGGACATGGTCGCGGTCGGCAAAGGTCTGGCGGCCGGTTACCAGCCGATCTCGGCGTTGCTGGTCAGCAGCCAGGTGCATGAGGCGATGGCGGGCAACTCCGGGGTGCTGGGCAACGGCCAGACCCACGTCAACCATCCGCTGGCCTGCGCCGTTGCGTTGGAGGTGCAGCGGGTCATCGAGGACGAGAACCTGCTGCAGGCCGTGCGCCTGCGCGGCGAGCAACTGCGCCACGGCCTGCGCGAGTGCCTGGCGCGCTTCGAGCATGTCGGCGATGTGCGCGGACGCGGGCTGTTCGTCGGCGTGGAGTTCGTTCAGGACCGCGACACCCGCGAGCCCTATCACGGTGGCGGCCGTTACGCCGCGAGCCTCAAGGCGCAGGCGCTGGAACAAGGGCTGCTGATTTATCCGGGCAGCGGAACCGCCGACGGTGTTCACGGTAACCACGTTCTGTTCGCGCCGCCGTTCATCTCCAGCGAAGCGGAAATCGCCGAAATGGTCGAGCGCTTCACGGCGGTGGTCGAGGCCTGCCAGCAGGGTTAG
- a CDS encoding formyltransferase family protein, with translation MQTIEPCKDKVLLSVCTMDWCDHGVEFAKTVFSNLEVFCWDPGDPYPYHLEDWEGDWIISYRGDFIFPPSIYQRARKGAINLHPAPPKYRGLGSQHYAIYYQDETYGSTCHHLAPSVDSGDIIHVARFNIAPAETASSLRLHVGAYCLQQFIHLLTDYILQGRPLPVSPERWGERLYKQSELKPWMEKIRAEEPDHRCFK, from the coding sequence ATGCAGACCATCGAACCATGCAAGGACAAAGTTCTATTGTCGGTGTGCACCATGGACTGGTGCGATCACGGCGTTGAATTCGCCAAGACGGTTTTTTCCAACCTGGAAGTGTTCTGTTGGGACCCGGGCGACCCCTATCCGTATCACCTGGAAGACTGGGAAGGCGACTGGATCATTTCCTATCGTGGCGACTTCATCTTCCCGCCGAGTATCTATCAGCGGGCCCGCAAGGGCGCAATCAACCTGCACCCGGCGCCGCCCAAGTACCGCGGCCTGGGCAGCCAGCACTACGCGATCTACTACCAGGACGAAACCTACGGCTCGACCTGTCATCACCTGGCGCCCTCGGTGGACAGCGGCGACATCATCCATGTTGCGCGTTTCAACATCGCCCCGGCGGAAACCGCGTCTTCGCTGCGCCTGCATGTCGGCGCCTATTGCCTGCAGCAGTTCATCCACCTGTTGACCGACTACATCCTGCAAGGCCGTCCGCTGCCGGTTTCGCCCGAACGCTGGGGCGAGCGGCTGTACAAGCAGTCCGAACTCAAGCCCTGGATGGAAAAGATCCGGGCCGAAGAACCCGATCATCGCTGCTTCAAGTAA
- a CDS encoding LysE family translocator, producing MFDLSSFGAAMAVYVIGTASPGPGNLAIANTSLSYGRTPGLALAAGVISGSLCWGAMTAAGVSALLMSNTQVLVWLKILGACYLLWLAYKSIRSALSSSAVNLNRARAKQSRTLGFYLQGLGIHLTNPKAALTWFTVTTVGLSATAPSWASFVLVGSCAVAGFVIFCAYALAFSARSAEPFFVRTRKAFGLVCGAFYAMVAAGFIGSLL from the coding sequence ATGTTTGATTTATCGAGCTTTGGTGCTGCTATGGCCGTTTATGTCATCGGAACCGCCAGCCCTGGCCCGGGTAACCTGGCTATTGCCAACACCTCGCTCAGCTACGGGCGTACCCCGGGGTTGGCGCTGGCGGCCGGGGTCATTTCCGGTTCGTTGTGCTGGGGCGCGATGACGGCCGCGGGCGTCTCGGCCTTGCTGATGTCCAACACCCAGGTGCTGGTCTGGCTGAAGATCCTCGGCGCCTGCTATCTGTTGTGGCTGGCCTACAAATCCATCCGCAGTGCCCTGAGCTCGAGCGCGGTCAACCTCAACCGCGCCCGGGCCAAACAGAGCCGCACGCTGGGGTTCTATCTGCAAGGGTTGGGCATCCACCTGACCAACCCCAAGGCGGCCCTGACCTGGTTCACCGTGACCACCGTCGGTCTCAGCGCCACGGCGCCATCCTGGGCCAGTTTTGTGCTGGTGGGCAGCTGTGCGGTCGCCGGTTTCGTGATTTTCTGCGCCTATGCCCTGGCTTTTTCCGCGCGTTCGGCGGAGCCGTTTTTCGTCCGCACGCGCAAGGCTTTCGGCCTGGTCTGCGGCGCGTTCTACGCGATGGTCGCCGCGGGCTTCATCGGGTCCTTGCTGTAA
- a CDS encoding LysE family translocator, with product MPLSIDLLLAFALFAFVTSVTPGPNNAMLLASGVNFGFRRTVPHILGISSGFLVLVLAVGLGLGAVFEAYPVLYKVLRYVGAAYLLYLAWNIARSGPVSQEVDGKGRPLGFWGAAAFQWVNPKAWVMALGAISTYTPLQGYFFNVVVIASLFALINAPSVGVWAGFGSVLRNVLRDPRWLRLFNYGMALLLVISLFPLLQA from the coding sequence ATGCCGTTGTCGATCGACTTGTTGTTGGCTTTCGCCTTGTTTGCCTTTGTCACCTCGGTAACCCCCGGACCGAATAACGCCATGCTGCTGGCCTCGGGCGTGAATTTCGGATTCCGCCGCACGGTGCCGCATATCCTCGGGATCAGTTCGGGGTTCCTGGTGCTGGTGCTGGCTGTGGGCCTGGGCCTGGGCGCGGTGTTCGAGGCCTACCCGGTGCTGTACAAGGTGCTGCGCTACGTCGGTGCGGCCTATCTGCTGTACCTGGCCTGGAACATCGCCCGTTCCGGGCCGGTGTCCCAGGAAGTCGACGGCAAGGGCCGGCCGCTGGGGTTCTGGGGCGCCGCGGCGTTCCAGTGGGTCAACCCCAAGGCCTGGGTCATGGCGCTAGGGGCCATCAGCACCTACACGCCGTTGCAGGGCTACTTTTTCAACGTGGTGGTGATCGCCAGCCTGTTTGCCTTGATCAACGCCCCGAGCGTCGGGGTCTGGGCCGGGTTTGGCAGCGTGCTGCGCAATGTCCTGCGCGACCCGCGCTGGCTGCGCCTGTTCAACTACGGCATGGCGTTGCTGCTGGTGATTTCGCTGTTCCCGCTGCTGCAAGCTTGA
- a CDS encoding FUSC family protein codes for MKSLALRIPDFWLAVLAPSRNDLLFAIRNMIAGVIALYLAFRFNLEQPQWALTTVFIVSQPSSGMVLAKGAFRLLGTFSGAVASIVLIGLFGQAPLLFLLAMALWLAFCTTGASLLRNHASYGFVLAGYTAAIVALPATVHPLLVFDQAVARCSEISLGIICAAIASTVLWPRRVEQALATQGKLAWQAGMRAAASELIGQDQRKGLLEALGKLVAVDAQRDHAWFEGPQGRRRSQALRVLSRDLLSLLRAARGVARQRLMLDSAANASVAPLIEQLATALEHSHEQDIAQLSSRLQEALQDRSLSQHAHLCLMQLAQVPVLLERSAQTLQAVEQARVPDGAPGALSWHRDIEQGILGGLRSALAFLAVAGFWVLSAWPSGLGAVSICGVVLSLFAGRENPSASSLNFLKGIALSVPVAGFVGLGLLPGWDGFPLLCVGLGVPLFCASLCMSKPRMAPIASAFCIFFINNVGPGNLMTYDLANFLNKAMATLVGVGIAVLVFRLVSLNPGEHHYRRMFRASLFDLAQLTSRPLEQAESWFGGRMADRLIRLARYSESLPQERRQHWDNGLLGLDLGDELLQLRASLGAATGALAVERGHYLQSIATLLKSGGPTPRRSDRLDAPTVALLKALEQAPQLPEQDLEMARAALLQLQFTWHKWCRLTRHEPGVAAVAQG; via the coding sequence ATGAAAAGCCTCGCCCTGCGAATCCCCGATTTCTGGCTGGCCGTCCTGGCTCCCAGCCGCAACGACCTGCTGTTCGCCATCAGGAACATGATCGCCGGGGTCATCGCCTTGTACCTGGCCTTTCGCTTCAACCTCGAGCAGCCGCAATGGGCCCTGACCACGGTATTCATCGTCAGCCAGCCCAGCAGCGGCATGGTCCTGGCCAAGGGTGCCTTCCGCCTGCTCGGCACCTTTAGCGGGGCCGTGGCCTCGATCGTGCTGATCGGCCTGTTCGGCCAGGCGCCCCTGCTGTTTCTGTTGGCGATGGCGCTGTGGCTGGCCTTCTGCACCACCGGTGCCTCGCTGCTGCGCAATCACGCCTCCTACGGTTTCGTACTGGCCGGCTACACCGCAGCGATCGTCGCCCTGCCCGCCACCGTACATCCGCTGCTGGTGTTCGATCAGGCCGTGGCCCGCTGTTCGGAAATCAGCCTGGGGATCATCTGCGCGGCGATCGCCAGCACCGTGCTCTGGCCACGCCGGGTCGAACAGGCGTTGGCCACCCAGGGCAAGCTCGCGTGGCAAGCCGGCATGCGCGCCGCGGCCTCCGAACTGATCGGCCAGGACCAGCGCAAGGGGCTGCTGGAAGCCCTCGGCAAGCTGGTGGCGGTCGATGCCCAGCGCGATCACGCCTGGTTCGAAGGCCCCCAGGGACGGCGACGTTCACAGGCCCTGCGGGTGCTCAGTCGCGACTTGCTGAGCCTGCTGCGTGCGGCCCGTGGCGTGGCCCGCCAGCGGCTGATGCTCGACAGCGCGGCGAATGCCAGCGTGGCTCCCCTGATCGAACAGCTGGCCACGGCCCTGGAACACAGCCACGAGCAAGACATCGCCCAACTGTCCTCACGCCTTCAAGAGGCGCTGCAGGACCGCAGCCTGTCGCAGCACGCGCATCTGTGCCTGATGCAACTGGCACAAGTGCCGGTGCTGCTCGAACGCAGTGCGCAAACCCTGCAGGCCGTCGAGCAAGCCCGAGTGCCCGATGGCGCGCCTGGCGCCCTGTCCTGGCACCGCGATATCGAGCAAGGCATTCTCGGCGGCCTGCGCAGCGCCCTGGCGTTTCTCGCCGTGGCTGGCTTCTGGGTACTCTCGGCCTGGCCTTCCGGCCTGGGCGCGGTATCGATCTGCGGGGTGGTACTGAGCCTGTTCGCCGGCCGGGAAAACCCTTCCGCCTCCAGCCTCAACTTTCTCAAGGGCATCGCCCTGTCGGTGCCGGTCGCCGGCTTCGTCGGCCTGGGATTGCTACCCGGTTGGGACGGTTTCCCGCTGCTGTGCGTGGGCCTGGGGGTGCCGCTGTTTTGCGCCTCGCTGTGCATGAGCAAGCCGCGGATGGCGCCGATCGCCTCGGCGTTCTGCATTTTTTTCATCAACAACGTCGGCCCCGGCAACCTGATGACCTACGACCTGGCCAACTTCCTCAACAAGGCCATGGCCACCCTGGTCGGCGTCGGCATCGCTGTCCTGGTGTTCCGCCTGGTCAGCCTCAACCCCGGCGAACATCACTATCGGCGGATGTTCCGCGCCTCGCTGTTCGACCTGGCGCAACTCACCTCGCGCCCGCTGGAGCAAGCCGAGAGCTGGTTCGGCGGGCGCATGGCCGACCGCCTGATCCGCCTGGCGCGCTATTCCGAAAGCCTGCCCCAGGAACGCCGCCAGCACTGGGACAACGGCCTGCTCGGGCTCGACCTGGGCGACGAACTGCTGCAACTGCGCGCCAGCCTGGGCGCGGCGACCGGCGCCCTGGCCGTGGAACGCGGGCACTACCTGCAGAGCATCGCCACGCTGCTCAAGTCAGGCGGTCCGACGCCACGCCGCAGCGATCGACTGGATGCTCCGACCGTCGCCCTGCTCAAGGCCCTGGAACAGGCGCCGCAACTGCCGGAACAGGATCTGGAAATGGCCAGGGCGGCGCTGCTGCAACTGCAATTCACCTGGCACAAATGGTGCCGCCTGACTCGCCACGAACCCGGCGTGGCGGCTGTCGCCCAGGGGTAA
- a CDS encoding MlaA family lipoprotein — protein sequence MAKHFLLIAALFCAGYANADDGQTATPVVADGDGFTQPLKRLKFNPGLDQREFERSTLNALNVYDPLESWNRRVYHFNYRFDQWVFLPVVDGYRYITPSFLRTGVSNFFNNLGDVPNLVNSLLQFKGQRSLNTTARLLVNTTLGIGGLWDPATRMGLPRQSEDFGQTLGFYGVPGGAYFVLPILGPSNLRDTAGLAVDYTTESAINFLNVSEVSSNHPELWVLRAIDKRYQTSFRYGQLDSPFEYEKVRYVYTESRKLQIAE from the coding sequence GTGGCTAAACATTTCCTGCTCATCGCTGCGTTGTTCTGCGCAGGCTATGCCAATGCCGACGACGGCCAGACCGCAACACCCGTGGTCGCAGACGGGGACGGCTTCACCCAACCGCTCAAGCGACTCAAGTTCAACCCGGGCCTGGACCAGCGCGAGTTCGAGCGCTCGACCCTCAACGCGCTGAACGTCTACGACCCACTGGAGTCGTGGAACCGCCGGGTGTACCACTTCAACTACCGCTTCGATCAGTGGGTGTTCCTGCCGGTGGTCGACGGTTACCGCTACATCACCCCGAGCTTCCTGCGCACCGGTGTGAGCAACTTCTTCAACAACCTGGGCGACGTGCCGAACCTGGTCAACAGCCTGCTGCAGTTCAAGGGCCAGCGCTCGCTGAACACCACCGCCCGCCTGCTGGTCAACACCACCCTCGGTATCGGCGGTCTCTGGGACCCCGCCACCCGCATGGGCCTGCCACGCCAGAGCGAAGACTTCGGCCAGACCCTGGGCTTCTACGGCGTGCCGGGCGGCGCCTATTTCGTCCTGCCGATCCTCGGGCCCTCGAACCTTCGCGACACCGCCGGATTGGCCGTGGATTACACCACCGAGTCGGCGATCAACTTCCTCAACGTGTCCGAGGTCAGCTCGAATCACCCGGAACTCTGGGTCCTGCGCGCTATCGACAAGCGTTATCAGACCAGCTTCCGCTATGGCCAGCTGGACTCGCCGTTCGAATACGAGAAAGTCCGCTACGTCTACACCGAATCGCGCAAGCTGCAAATCGCCGAGTGA
- a CDS encoding glycoside hydrolase family 17 protein: MPSIARFPLLPYLFACLLGVFALCGFWYGLGQPVVLPDVASASHKLQCASYTPFDKDQSPFDQPFKLRPERMDADLALLATRFECIRTYSMTGLEALPDLARKHGLKLMIGAWVNSNPVDSEKEVDLLIASANANPDVVSSVIVGNEALLRKEVTGPQLARLINKVKAHVKQPVTYADVWEFWLKHPEIAPAVDFLTIHLLPYWEDDPSNIDAALNHVAQVRQVFGNKFAPKDVMIGETGWPSEGRQRETALPSRVNEAKFIRGFVVMAEQNGWHYNLIEAFDQPWKRASEGAVGGYWGLFDADRQDKGVLAGPVSNLPYWPLWLGVGGVIFVATLILGGRIRGTRAALTLPLLGALAACSIGAWGELARVTSRFAGEWFWAGLLLALNLLVLAHAALSLSTRAGWRQRMFNRLEKHAGWLLAGAGFAAAVMMLELVFDPRYRSFPSAALLLPALVYLCRPVRVPRREIALLTFIVGAGIAPQLYREGLENQQAWGWALVSVLMVAALWRSLRARKA; this comes from the coding sequence ATGCCCTCGATTGCCCGCTTCCCGCTCCTGCCCTATCTATTCGCCTGCCTGCTGGGAGTCTTCGCGCTCTGCGGTTTCTGGTACGGCCTCGGCCAGCCGGTGGTGCTGCCGGATGTCGCCAGCGCCAGCCACAAGCTGCAATGCGCGTCCTACACGCCGTTCGACAAAGACCAGTCGCCCTTCGACCAGCCGTTCAAACTGCGCCCGGAGCGCATGGACGCCGACCTGGCGCTGCTGGCGACGCGCTTCGAGTGCATCCGCACCTACTCCATGACCGGCCTCGAAGCCCTGCCGGACCTGGCGCGCAAGCACGGCCTGAAGCTGATGATCGGCGCCTGGGTCAACAGCAACCCGGTGGACAGCGAAAAAGAGGTCGACCTGCTGATCGCCTCGGCCAATGCCAACCCGGACGTGGTGAGCTCGGTGATCGTCGGCAACGAAGCCCTCCTGCGCAAGGAAGTCACCGGCCCGCAATTGGCCAGGCTGATCAACAAGGTCAAGGCCCACGTCAAGCAGCCGGTCACTTACGCGGACGTCTGGGAGTTCTGGCTCAAGCACCCGGAAATCGCGCCGGCGGTGGACTTCCTGACCATCCACCTGCTGCCCTACTGGGAAGACGATCCGTCCAACATCGATGCCGCGCTGAACCATGTGGCGCAGGTGCGCCAGGTGTTCGGCAACAAGTTCGCGCCCAAGGACGTGATGATCGGCGAAACCGGCTGGCCCAGCGAAGGCCGCCAGCGCGAAACCGCCCTGCCGAGCCGGGTCAACGAGGCCAAGTTCATCCGTGGTTTTGTGGTCATGGCCGAACAGAATGGCTGGCATTACAACCTGATCGAAGCCTTCGACCAGCCGTGGAAGCGCGCCAGCGAAGGTGCGGTCGGCGGTTACTGGGGGTTGTTCGATGCCGATCGCCAGGACAAGGGCGTACTCGCCGGGCCGGTGTCGAACCTGCCTTACTGGCCATTGTGGCTGGGCGTGGGCGGGGTGATCTTCGTTGCCACGCTGATCCTCGGTGGCCGGATCCGCGGTACTCGCGCGGCGCTTACCCTGCCACTGCTCGGCGCCCTGGCCGCCTGCTCCATCGGCGCCTGGGGCGAGCTGGCGCGGGTCACCAGCCGCTTTGCCGGGGAATGGTTCTGGGCGGGCCTGCTGCTGGCCCTGAACCTGCTGGTGCTGGCACACGCGGCACTGAGCCTGAGCACCCGCGCCGGCTGGCGCCAACGTATGTTCAATCGCCTGGAAAAGCATGCCGGCTGGCTGCTCGCCGGCGCCGGTTTCGCCGCCGCGGTGATGATGCTGGAGCTGGTGTTCGACCCGCGTTATCGCAGCTTCCCCAGCGCCGCCCTGCTCCTGCCGGCCCTGGTCTACCTGTGCCGCCCGGTGCGGGTGCCGCGTCGCGAAATCGCCCTGCTGACCTTTATCGTCGGTGCCGGCATCGCTCCCCAGCTGTATCGCGAAGGCCTGGAAAACCAGCAGGCCTGGGGTTGGGCCCTGGTCAGCGTGCTGATGGTCGCCGCCCTGTGGCGCAGCTTGCGGGCTCGCAAAGCCTGA